atttttaatttggcttAGAAAACTCACATTTGCCCCCAAAGTGTAGGTCAGGTGTTTATTTTTAACGAAAAAATTGATAGATTTACTGAAAAGGACCACTAGTGCAACATGTGATCTAATTGGAGGACTTGATCTAATtcgatttttaatttttcaatttaagttatcttatctttttataaattttgatttattaattattttaaaacataatGAATTTCTTACGATTTCTTGTCCACATGGAGCACTTTGTCCGCATTAGAGTTAAACACACCTATGTGCCACGTAAACATTTAACGGAAAATTTAACATATTCACTAATAGGGAGATCAATATGCAAGGTTTATGTGAGTTCGTGTACAAGTTTGCAAGATTTTTAAGGTTGGATATTAATTTGAAATGACTCAaaccaaaccatctatttttcaaGACTACATTCATATATCATTCTTGccaaaaattagacaaatcgaaaaccgttttgacatctaattgtgtcctacaaaatagATGAACTCAGTgtttcaagaaagtactaaactTACAATAATTAAATGGCTAAACTGGTGAAATGCCCCCTGAACTTGTGCCTAATTTTCAATTGACCCcctatcctttttttcttttttttttggttgaaaaattaaagatatGAACTCCTTTTTTTCGCCAATTTCCCCTCTGCGATCTAAAtcttcaacatttcatccaattttcaattaaatcattaaaataaattatttttttggaaacaatcaaagaaaaagagaacaaaacaaaaacaaaaacaaaaaacttggGACCCCTTGACCCAAACCCATCCCCCCATTTCTTCTCTTCACCACTCCCCATGACCACCACCAACAGACACCCCCCCCACCCCCCACCCCTTCCCCCGATTTCTTCTACACTCTCCCCTCTTTCCCCATTGCAACCCACCCATACCCAGGGACAGTCCTATGACTTGTACAActtgggctatagcccagctgagttttttttatttatttcttatagttaattttattgttaatcCCATTTATAGCagaaatattaatttgaaCTAATTGGGTAATTGTATTGTCACCTCTAGTTGCCGTGTGTCTATATGACCTTATCTTTGTGAtgataaattttcatttttaaattttcttatgaattttattttctcttaattaatttttgttcatcATGGTAGACCTTAGCTGGCATTGTTGGTGTAAAATAGGccttttaaacaaataaaataaaaattatatgtttttaaattatatatatatatacacacacatgaTCAATTCCATAAGCCTAAAATCTAACAGTTCAATAAGGTAAATCTAGCCCACCTCATTTTAAAATCCTGGATCCGTTCCTGCCCATACCCATTCCCCTCCTCCCTTGAATGAAATATTAAGGATTTAGACAGCAAATAGGAAATTGGTAAAAAGTAAAGAGTTCATATccttattattaatttttttaaaggatagGAGGTCATTTGAAAGATGATCTTTGTAATATCGAATTCAAGTGAGTGGTCATATGATATCAATTCAAGTATTTTTTGCAAAGATGATCTTTGTATGAATATCTataaaatagacggtttggattagtgaaatacaatacgaAGTGGGCTCTACAATCAGGGACAGATCTATGAATTTTCCTTGCAAGGGTCAACATTTAACACGGTAAAAAATTtctataccaaaaaaaaatccataaaaataaaacgataatttataatttataattaatagaaaaaatcacattacaattgtccacgatgagttttcatattctgaAAACGTCCTATTATAGTTTCATTATCAATACAAGCGAATACATCTTTCGCAATATAAACAAATAGGGAGTCTACTGGAAGGaggattttccttctttttaacCAAAGTAGCTAGGGATAAAAGGATAAAAAGTCTGCTAGAGATGCTCTACGCTATCACTCAACCATTGATGGAGAAAAGCTAACcgaaaattcatataaaaaaactaattgaGCCTCTCTGTTGTTTCGTTTTCTTAAGAAATCTATTTCAGCCAAGGCAAACCAAATAGCTGGGAGGGAATGCCTTAATTTCCCCCAAGCCCAATACTTCAAGATCTTAAATTTATACTTCCATCAATATTTAATCaaccaaatacaaaatgaaGCATCAAATATCAGTCCCACCAAGCAGTTATCTTCACTTTTGTCAAATATCCATACTTTTtcaaagttaaaataaaaagaagccgtttttttttttttttttccctacagACCAACTAATGGGTCCTCATTAAGCTAAACTGAAATCTCAGATTAGTGAGCAAATCACAGATAGCCATCAAACtacattgaaaaataatgaagaattGACGAAACTGAAAGCAAAAGAACCAAGGCAGTGAAGGTGAAATTTGACATCACATTTTGTGGACTTTATCTGAGGCGTCTCTTCTTAGCTGCCCAACAAGCATCAGATTGCGAGGTCGATAAGAGCGTGCGCTGGGGAGGAGCGCTGCCCTTGGGGAACTTTCGTCGAACAATTTGCACGGGTCAATTTTCTCCCCTCTAATGGCAGATTCCAGGGTTGCAGGGGTCACTTGACCGCCCTTTCTCCTCTGTGTATCCGTCCTTGCCTAcaatgatgtccctcatgataAACCGTATATTATTTAGTTGATACATTTGAATGACTAAACGATCAacaatctatatatatatatatatatatatatatatatatatatagagagagagagagagagagagagagagagagagcaccagagaaaaaatttctttctttttttctttcaaatatgGGATTACAGGATCAAAAATAATCATACAACACAAATACAATTACTTCTACAGCAACAAAACTGAAAGAGGATATACAACATAGTGAAGTGCCTATTCCAAAATTTCTATACCTACACCCAAATTATACTGATGGCAATATTCCCATAACAATTGCTCATCAATCTTGCTCAGTTTATCATCGTCGAGACGCTTCCATGTCTTAATCCTCTCAACTCCCATCCACCCTTTCTCCCCCTTCCCGAGTTCTGCCAATATGACCCTTGCTCTCCTTCGCCACCCTGCCTTTCCATAACCATGGTATCCAAAGCCCCCACCGTAACAAAACCAAATATTCTCCAGATACCCACAAAAGTCATTGTTATGATCATGTCCCATGAACACAGCTTTCACATCTCGCATGGATACAAGGGTCTGTAAAACTCCAGAGTTCACCGATGAACATGCCACAGCCTCCTGAAACTGACCAATAATCTTTTTGTACCACAGCTGCCGGACCTCTGGAATTGGGATATGGAAGAATGCAAGCGCTGGTGGTTTATCCTGTGGAAAAGCGTTTTCTGAGCGATCTTGATCTCAATTATGGCACTGTTAGTGTGTTACCTGCAACATCTTAATGAAATCTAAATCTAATGAAACCTCCCTTGCGGGAATTGGAAGAACATGCTGAGCAATGGTGCACATATAGCATGAACAACTTGATGCAGCTATGGAATTGTAATTTTACAAGTGTGGGGttaaaatgattttataacATATAAAACTCATTTCCACGAAAAGTATACGTGAATTTTAATGGAAAGGCCACTTCAAAAAGCAAGTGTAAAAAGTTTCTCAATTTGTTTCATAATAATCAGAACAATCTGAAATCAATCAGATAAAATGCAACAATATGCAGTCATAGCATCCTTGTTGATTGAATTTGTCGAACGCATACCTGATATCCCTGAGAAATGCCATGAAGCCAATCGAGTTGAGATTCCTTAATCCAACCATAAGTTCGAACTCCTTGAACAGTCTCCCTGTCTCCACtgtcaagaaagaaaagattgaGGATGCTGCTGTTTGCCAAATGGGAACCTGGGGCACCATATACTCTCAGATCATAATTTCCAAAgccatcaatttttttcctgCTTCTTCTGGCAAGATTAGAGAGATCTTCAGCTGATGGATTAATTTGTGAAACTGAATAATCCATAAGGGAGATAAAAGACATCAGTTCTTCACGATTCATCGTagattcttggtcgtggtTGCCTAAAATTGCTGCCCATGGAAGTCCTGATTCAATGGCAGGACCAAATGCTCTAAGCAAGGATTCAGCAGCATCAACAGAGCTTGACCCAAATATATTATCTCCTGTTTACAAACAGAATCAAAATCAATACTtgggggggggagagagagagagagagggatcaGTACTTAGTTAGTTTTACTTTACTATGTCAGATATAGTTGGGCCATGACACTACATTTAAAGTAACCTATATTCAGATAATTGATGCCTACATTCACTCAGAAACACTCACATAACTTAGAATTTACTGGAAGTTGGAACCATCCAGATACAGAGGATGCACAAACTAATCAACTGAGcccatttttaatttttccccACCTCTTAAATGCCGTATGAAGAACTTCAGCCCTGGTTAATTAGAAGGAAAGAGTCTAATAGCTGAAGATTAGAGGCTACAGCTGCATGCACCTAATAAGATAGGATACAGAACTTGAAGAAGTTTTAGCTTAAAGCATCAAGCTTCTGCACCTTGATATGAATATTATCTTGGGTCTAGATGTTTAATGTAGTTTGGTAACCAGTCAAGGTGGTTTAGTTtctcatttttcaaaataatttctaTTATTTCCAGGAAATTTCACACATTTAACTTCTCGATATGAAAACTCCATGAAAAGGATATGGCACATAGGATGAGAACAATGTGGAATGCGTTCCAGTACCACTGACttatatatgattttaaaaCTTGAgttctaatatatataaacttcTTAATTTCAGTAAGCCTGATTGAGTACAAGCATTCTTACAGgtaaaattttaaatcttttcatttttaaacaGCTCAAAGcatgataatttatttttagattACCTAATGTGCAAATATAGCTAGCGCCCCAAAAGATTAACATCCACCACCATAAGTAAATAAAAGAGTAAAAACAAACTACAAAATATCTTAACAAATAACAACacttgaaaactaaaaacaagaaaaccaaaccaatctgTAAATTTCCAGGGAAAACgggaaatgaaaaaaaaaaaaaaaaaaaaactgcacCTGTAAAAGCAATGAAATCAGGCTTTTCAGCTTCGATCATCCTCTTCAAGAAGCGAGACGTATTGAGATCAGAGCAGTGCTCAAACTCAGAGTCCAAAACGTCTCTGCAGCGAGTCAAGGCTCCATTTCCATAATGCATATCAGCCACCTTAATCACAGACAAAAACCCATTAACAAAAACTGCTTAACATCTTAATTACACAATAATTTCAAGCATCACATACATAATCAAAGCATCAGGTGAAGTACCTGCAGGATTTTGAAGGTGCCATCAGAGCGGAAGCGAAGGGGAAGATCTGGGCTGGTCTTCTTAACTCTCACAGGCCGATGGCCTATGAGTAAATTGTGAGAGATTTGGTTGTGGAGGAAGCAGAGAAGTGAGTAGAGAAAACCCAGATAGAGAAACGAGTGCATCCAGTTTGCTGCCGTGGACGATTCCATTGAAGGCCTCAGCTGAAGGTCCAGATTCTTCTGACAGTGGGGCTGGTTCCGGCCCGATTCAGACGGACCGCTtattgacctttttttttttttgtcttcccGCGGTCCACTGTTTTGTATAAGTTAGGGTCTTGATTTCTTCAAACAAATATTGTTGTAAAATATTAAGCTCTcctaacaaaaatattttgttagcAGAAAATACCTATATATCAAGGGTAaaattgtataaataaaagaataagttaaaaagggaaagaaaactAGTAGTCTTTTTATTTCATACAAAATTCAGTTGCAAAAGAAAAACGGTACAGTTatcaaatgaagaaataaTGGGAAGAAAAAGGCAACGGACAAAAGTGCGTAACAGGagaaaactaatttaataacaaaacaaaacaaaaccaatttgtttatatttcttcatactaaaataataaaattgtgaacttttgttttgtaattaCAATAGATATGAGGTATTAAAACCCAAAGCcatattttcagttttgaatCTTTTGGAGTTAATGGATCTAGCTAAgtgaaaaatgactttaaCTTGCACATCAATGATTTCTCGGCTTCCCTCTATGGCACCTTAGTAACATTCCGTCttgatatttaatttaattttcaaaattctaaAGTGAAAAGACGACTTTAACCTCAGGATTCCTTATTGGTTTAGAGTTGACTTTTTGCTCAACGCTAGTTTTGGCAATTTTATTGGTTCCTTTGTGTAGTGTTCGGGCtcacgagttcgtagacatgtGGTGGGCCAAAATCAAAGTTGAAATGAAGACGTTTTGGTCAACGAaagtgcagtggcacaaccataaatatttcaaaatcgATTTTTTTTAGTAGGACAAGCTGGCCCAAGCGCACATCACTCACttactcactcactcactctctctctctctctctctctctctctctcccccctagGGGACGACGCACAGTGCCTCTTCGACTTCTCGGTGGCACAACATTATCGTCcggcctctctctctctctctctctctctctctctctctctctctctctcccctagGAGACGACGCACAGTGCCTCTTCGACTTCTCGGTGGCACAACATTGTTGTCCGGCCACCTCCGGAGACGAGACCGGTCGAAAAATGACAGCCACCAACCGACGAGCGTGTATAGGCCAGAGCGCAGCCTTCCTAGCCCCTCGATGCGACGTCGTGAGCTTGGAAAGGCCGAGAGGGTTCGAGATTTTCCATCACCATTTCCAGCAACTTCGGCGACCGTTGTCATTGATCTAGGTATGGTTCTCCATCcttttttcatgctctagttGTTTATGTAGGTGGTTTGGATCGATTTTGGAGTTTTAGAAGTCAATCAACATACCCATATAAGGTAGACGGTTTTGGCCATTTTTTACCCATCTCCAGCCCCTTTTTAGCTGAGGTTCGAGACCAAAACTTGTTCCCCTTGTTAATCTGAACGTGATGATATAGGTATTGTAGGGAGTTTTGAGAATTTTATGTCGCCGGAATTTTCTCAAGACAGCCACCACTACCCGCGGCGGGTGCTAGCCCATGTCGTCCTAAAATGTTCCCTACGTCGTCCTGAGCACAACATTATTCTCAGATTTGAAGTTGGTTACCGTTTGACTATCAAACGGATATTGCACTTATTTTGTgatatccgggttcgataggttagGACCGTTAGATCAGTTccaattttaattatgttgttCCCTATACCTCTAAGATCGTGTAGGAACTTACAGATTGAGAATCAGGGTATCGGATATTCCGAGTTAATAATTCTAGGGTTATAGAAACCAATCGTCGTCTGATCATGCGATTGACCTAGATCCTACCACTCAATAGAGACCAAACCTTCAGGACTTGTTCAGTAGACTTTGGGGGATctataggaactttcggatagGAAATCAGATGTCGTGGGTCCCGCATGCCTAATTGACCTAGATGGTGGGCTTCGCTGGCCCAATCAAGACCAATTGGTTATGATGTATTTGTGACTGGATGT
The window above is part of the Prunus dulcis chromosome 1, ALMONDv2, whole genome shotgun sequence genome. Proteins encoded here:
- the LOC117614114 gene encoding probable inactive purple acid phosphatase 28, which translates into the protein MESSTAANWMHSFLYLGFLYSLLCFLHNQISHNLLIGHRPVRVKKTSPDLPLRFRSDGTFKILQVADMHYGNGALTRCRDVLDSEFEHCSDLNTSRFLKRMIEAEKPDFIAFTGDNIFGSSSVDAAESLLRAFGPAIESGLPWAAILGNHDQESTMNREELMSFISLMDYSVSQINPSAEDLSNLARRSRKKIDGFGNYDLRVYGAPGSHLANSSILNLFFLDSGDRETVQGVRTYGWIKESQLDWLHGISQGYQDKPPALAFFHIPIPEVRQLWYKKIIGQFQEAVACSSVNSGVLQTLVSMRDVKAVFMGHDHNNDFCGYLENIWFCYGGGFGYHGYGKAGWRRRARVILAELGKGEKGWMGVERIKTWKRLDDDKLSKIDEQLLWEYCHQYNLGVGIEILE